The Astatotilapia calliptera chromosome 17, fAstCal1.2, whole genome shotgun sequence genome has a segment encoding these proteins:
- the LOC113009687 gene encoding uncharacterized protein LOC113009687 gives MLSAEEEQLEVRSTCSGSTSRSRSSLAKAAVEARAKAEAARARAEFTRREIEVKMRQAELSATLEALKEEKEAEAALAEANVFEAAIAEELPASTQSYRLQSYLGYSSPEHRREDLPDPKHFTPIKQCDISPIPDPATSPQYVPQVNQQDIKYEIGSHLTPAADTQEKCGQRYVSTTPQPMSFSPYTPPFQPTQINNGNSDFANLTKFLAKRELVADGLTKFTDRAEDYWAWRASFCNAIEGLSLKPSEQLDLLTRWLGEESSKHAKRIRSVHLNNPAEGLRRVWTRLQECYGTPEAIEKSLLDRLERFPRVSNKDPQNLRELGDLLSEIDAAKSDGSLPGLVYLDTSRGIAPIVDKLPTNLQDRWMSEGTKYKQRHDVYFPPFSFFCRFIQDEAKMRNDPSFKSTVSGPTSYPTTHDNHYTRFAKSRPPVAVHKTEVNKTHKPNLGSTSEFTNKLCPIHKKPHPLKKCRGFREKTLDERKAYLREHNICFRCCNSSAHQAKDCKEEITCLECNSNKHVAALHAGPAPWTQNTKAQNIAPDQDREEHGGESSLDLETSSACTQVCGDLGGGRSCSKICQAYIYPKGHPDKKVKVYAIIDDQSNRSLAKSNLFDTFGIPMSNLAPYTLKTCTGVSTTNGRLAENLFIQSVDGQFSSPLPSLLECDSLPDNKNEIPTQEIALAHQHLKHLADHMQPLDPEADIMLLLGRDIIQVHKVYERVNGPVNAPFAQRLALGWVIVGDVCLGGAHKPAIIGTYRTSVLENGHPSLLTPCQNSFHVKEQSHNKSWNTHSSCQIGKHIFQQSEKDEELAPSFEDQAFLEIMERDFYQDDANSWTAPLPFRTPRTHLPNNRNQALSRLESLRRTLNKRPEMERHFMDFMQGLFDRDHAEPAPALEEGEECWYLPFFGVYHPQKPGNIRVVFDSSAKFQGVSLNDVLLKGPNMNNSLIGVLIRFREETVAVTADIQQMFHCFQVREDHRNFLRFLWYRNNDPREPVVEYRMKVHVFGNSPSPAVAIFGLRKAAHLFDTQHYSEAKQFVQRHFYVDDGLKSLPTESEAIKLLKDTQELLAASNLRLHKIASNSPNVMKAFSTVDLASGLKDIDFNTEFPPMQRSLGVCWDIEGDTFTFRVSQAEKPYTKRGVLSTINSLFDPLGFAVPVSIKGRALLRELTKETCGWDETLPEGMFKEWSEWKNALKQLEQIRIPRPYCPFSFLGAKHREICVFCDASTQAIAAVAYLKLTNKNGETEFAFIFGKAKLAPKPDLTIPRLELCASVLAVEVGELIRDEMDIQISNMRFFSDSKVVLGYIYNEARRFHVFVNNRVQRIRRATVPTQWGYVPSVHNPADHGSRSLPAEKLLSSTWLKGPEFPLKPLQSNSSGTFQLQNPDSDIEVRPLITATIQTSYPCLKTANLESFSSWQSLTRAVARLAHIARTFKVKQSGGQCKGWHICHELTTSDFEQARETVIKAVQQESFPEELKQIESRKDIPKKSPLLKLSPYLDKSGLLRLGGRLLHSDLESAEKHPLIMPHKHHVTNLLVRYYHERVRHQGRHLAEGALRSAGYWVLGGKRQISSLIYSCVVCRKLRGVTQFQKMSDLPAERLSAEPPFSYVGIDVFGPWSVASRRTRGGLASSKRWAVMFTCMSTRAVHLEIIEGMDTSSFINALRRFFSVRGPAKQLRSDCGTNFTGASRELGFDKRIPCDPRVKSFLNDHGCSWVFNPPYSSHMGGSWERMIGVARKILDSQLAQLGSRPLTHDVLITFMAEVAAIINARPLVPVSSDPDVPCILTPATLLTQNVGAPPTPLGDFGEKDLYRQQWKRVQSLANSFWHRWRKEYLSTLQCRRKWHSTRPNLQQGDVVLLKDPLVKRNQWPIGVIAKVHPSSDGLVRKVEVKVVKDGKAKVYFRPVTDVVLLVSAAVQQV, from the coding sequence ATGCTGTCAgcagaggaggagcagctggAGGTACGGTCCACCTGCTCTGGATCTACATCCAGATCCCGCAGCTCACTCGCCAAAGCAGCAGTCGAAGCACGGGCAAAGGCCGAAGCAGCACGCGCCAGAGCAGAGTTTACACGACGGGAGATTGAGGTGAAAATGAGGCAAGCAGAGTTAAGTGCTACATTAGAAgcactaaaagaagaaaaggaagcagAAGCTGCGCTCGCTGAAGCCAATGTATTTGAAGCAGCAATAGCAGAGGAGCTTCCAGCTTCAACCCAGTCATACAGACTACAGAGTTATCTTGGATATTCTTCACCAGAGCATCGCAGAGAAGACTTGCCGGACCCCAAACACTTTACGCCGATAAAACAATGTGACATCAGTCCAATCCCCGATCCAGCCACTTCACCTCAATATGTCCCACAGGTAAATCAACAGGACATCAAATATGAGATTGGCAGCCATCTGACACCAGCTGCTGATACCCAAGAAAAATGTGGCCAAAGGTATGTAAGTACCACACCGCAACCTATGAGCTTTTCCCCTTACACTCCACCTTTCCAGCCAACGCAAATCAACAACGGGAACAGTGACTTTGCTAATCTCACTAAGTTTCTGGCAAAAAGAGAATTGGTGGCAGACGGTCTGACAAAGTTTACGGACAGAGCAGAGGACTACTGGGCATGGAGAGCTTCTTTCTGTAACGCTATTGAAGGGTTAAGCTTAAAGCCTAGCGAACAGTTAGATTTGCTCACCCGGTGGCTTGGAGAAGAGTCGTCTAAGCATGCCAAACGTATACGCTCTGTCCATCTCAACAATCCAGCAGAGGGCCTACGTCGAGTTTGGACACGGCTACAAGAATGTTATGGCACCCCAGAGGCTATTGAGAAGTCGCTCCTTGACAGACTTGAACGCTTTCCTAGAGTGTCAAACAAAGACCCCCAGAATCTCAGAGAACTTGGCGACCTACTTTCTGAAATTGATGCAGCCAAATCAGACGGCTCTTTACCTGGGCTAGTGTATTTGGACACATCACGTGGCATTGCCCCGATAGTTGATAAGTTGCCAACAAATCTTCAAGACAGGTGGATGTCAGAGGGGACTAAATACAAGCAGAGACATGATGTATATTTCCCTCCATTCTCATTCTTCTGTCGCTTCATACAAGATGAAGCGAAAATGAGAAACGACCCCAGTTTTAAGTCTACTGTATCAGGTCCCACATCCTATCCAACAACTCACGACAACCACTATACAAGATTTGCCAAGTCAAGACCACCTGTTGCCGTCCACAAAACAGAGGTaaacaaaactcacaaaccaaaCTTAGGCAGCACGAGTGAGTTCACAAACAAACTGTGTCCCATCCACAAGAAACCGCACCCGTTAAAGAAGTGTAGAGGTTTCAGGGAAAAGACACTAGATGAGCGTAAGGCATACCTCAGGGAACACAACATCTGTTTTAGGTGCTGCAATTCCTCAGCTCACCAAGCTAAAGACTGTAAGGAAGAGATTACTTGCCTAGAGTGCAACAGCAACAAACACGTTGCAGCGCTGCATGCAGGTCCAGCTCCAtggacacaaaacacaaaagctcaAAACATTGCCCCAGACCAGGACAGGGAGGAGCATGGCGGGGAGAGTAGCCTAGACTTGGAGACTAGCTCAGCATGCACTCAAGTTTGTGGGGACTTAGGTGGGGGGCGTTCCTGCTCCAAAATATGTCAAGCCTACATTTATCCAAAGGGGCATCCAGACAAAAAGGTCAAGGTTTACGCTATCATAGATGACCAGAGCAATAGGTCATTAGCGAAGTCAAATCTTTTCGACACCTTTGGCATCCCAATGAGCAACCTAGCGCCATACACACTTAAGACATGTACAGGGGTTTCCACTACAAATGGCCGCTTAGCTGAGAACCTCTTTATACAGTCTGTTGATGGCCAGTTCAGCTCTCCTCTGCCTTCTTTGCTCGAGTGTGACTCACTCCCAGACAACAAGAATGAAATACCAACGCAAGAGATTGCCCTAGCCCATCAACACCTCAAACACCTAGCAGATCATATGCAGCCCCTAGACCCTGAGGCTGACATTATGTTGCTGTTAGGCCGAGACATAATACAAGTGCACAAAGTGTATGAACGAGTGAATGGACCAGTCAATGCTCCATTTGCCCAGAGACTTGCACTTGGGTGGGTTATTGTAGGTGATGTATGCCTAGGAGGAGCCCATAAGCCAGCCATCATAGGCACATACAGAACGAGTGTTCTAGAGAACGGGCATCCAAGTCTCCTAACACCCTGTCAAAACAGCTTTCATGTCAAAGAGCAGTCACACAACAAATCCTGGAACACTCACAGTTCATGTCAAATAGGGAAACACATATTCCAGCAAAGTGAAAAGGACGAGGAGCTAGCCCCTTCCTTTGAAGACCAAGCCTTTCTAGAAATTATGGAAAGAGACTTTTACCAAGACGATGCAAATAGCTGGACAGCTCCACTTCCTTTCCGTACACCGAGAACCCACCTCCCAAACAACAGAAACCAAGCACTCAGCCGCTTAGAGTCGTTGCGCCGCACATTAAATAAACGCCCTGAGATGGAGAGACATTTTATGGATTTTATGCAGGGGTTGTTTGACAGGGATCACGCCGAACCAGCACCAGCTCTCGAAGAAGGAGAAGAATGCTGGTATCTGCCCTTCTTTGGCGTTTATCACCCGCAGAAGCCCGGGAACATCAGGGTGGTATTTGACTCAAGTGCTAAGTTTCAGGGAGTGTCCTTAAATGATGTGCTGCTCAAAGGTCCAAATATGAATAACAGTCTGATTGGGGTGCTCATCCGTTTCAGAGAAGAAACGGTGGCTGTCACAGCGGACATACAACAAATGTTCCACTGCTTTCAGGTGCGAGAAGACCACAGGAACTTCCTCCGGTTCCTTTGGTACCGCAACAATGACCCAAGAGAGCCAGTTGTCGAGTACAGAATGAAAGTGCACGTGTTCGGCAACAGCCCCTCTCCAGCGGTGGCAATTTTCGGTCTGAGAAAGGCAGCACACCTGTTCGACACACAGCACTATTCTGAGGCCAAACAGTTTGTTCAAAGACATTTCTATGTCGACGATGGACTCAAATCCCTCCCTACTGAGTCAGAGGCAATTAAGCTCCTCAAAGACACACAGGAGCTGCTCGCTGCGTCCAACCTGAGGCTCCACAAAATAGCTTCAAACAGCCCAAATGTCATGAAAGCATTCTCTACTGTAGATTTGGCAAGCGGGCTCAAGGACATAGATTTCAACACAGAGTTTCCTCCAATGCAGAGAAGCTTAGGAGTATGTTGGGACATTGAAGGCGACACCTTCACATTCAGAGTCTCTCAAGCCGAAAAGCCTTACACGAAAAGAGGTGTTCTGTCCACTATCAACAGCCTTTTTGACCCGCTGGGGTTTGCAGTGCCAGTGAGCATCAAGGGGAGGGCACTGTTGCGGGAGCTGACAAAAGAGACTTGTGGGTGGGATGAGACTCTTCCAGAGGGCATGTTTAAGGAGTGGTCAGAATGGAAAAATGCTCTCAAACAACTCGAGCAAATCCGTATCCCAAGGCCATACTGCCCCTTCTCCTTTCTTGGTGCGAAGCACAGAGAAATCTGTGTCTTCTGTGATGCATCAACCCAGGCTATTGCAGCCGTGGCTTACCTGAAGTTAACGAACAAAAATGGTGAGACAGAGTTTGCGTTCATATTCGGGAAAGCCAAACTTGCCCCCAAGCCCGATCTTACCATTCCCAGGCTCGAGCTGTGTGCATCGGTGTTAGCGGTGGAAGTTGGGGAACTAATCAGAGATGAAATGGACATTCAGATTAGTAACATGCGCTTCTTCTCCGACAGCAAAGTCGTTCTTGGCTATATCTACAATGAGGCAAGAAGATTTCACGTTTTCGTGAACAACCGGGTGCAACGCATCAGACGAGCAACAGTACCAACTCAGTGGGGCTATGTACCCTCGGTGCACAACCCGGCCGATCACGGATCCAGATCTCTACCTGCCGAAAAACTGTTGTCCAGCACATGGTTGAAAGGGCCGGAGTTTCCCTTAAAGCCCTTACAGAGCAACTCATCAGGTACATTCCAACTTCAAAACCCCGACTCAGACATTGAAGTTCGTCCCTTGATCACTGCCACCATTCAAACATCATACCCCTGTTTAAAGACTGCAAACTTAGAATCTTTCTCCAGCTGGCAGTCCCTTACCAGGGCAGTTGCACGTTTGGCACACATTGCACGCACCTTTAAGGTAAAGCAATCAGGCGGACAATGTAAGGGATGGCATATATGTCATGAACTCACTACCTCAGATTTTGAGCAAGCAAGAGAGACGGTTATAAAAGCAGTCCAACAAGAAAGCTTCCCAGAGGAGCTCAAACAAATAGAGTCAAGGAAGGACATCCCAAAGAAAAGCCCTCTCTTAAAGCTTTCTCCCTACCTTGACAAATCAGGCCTCCTGAGGCTTGGCGGACGCCTTCTTCATTCTGACCTTGAGTCCGCAGAAAAACACCCCTTGATTATGCCGCACAAACACCATGTAACTAACCTGTTAGTCCGCTATTACCATGAAAGGGTCAGGCACCAGGGGCGTCATCTTGCAGAGGGTGCTTTAAGATCCGCAGGTTACTGGGTCTTAGGAGGTAAACGCCAGATCAGCAGCCTCATTTACTCATGCGTAGTTTGTCGCAAGCTAAGGGGAGTAACACAGTTCCAAAAAATGTCAGATCTTCCTGCAGAACGCCTTAGTGCTGAGCCTCCATTCTCTTACGTAGGCATAGATGTGTTCGGGCCATGGTCTGTTGCCTCTCGTCGTACTCGGGGCGGACTTGCCAGCAGCAAACGATGGGCAGTGATGTTCACCTGCATGAGCACAAGGGCAGTTCACCTTGAGATCATAGAGGGGATGGACACGTCTAGCTTCATTAACGCTCTCCGCAGGTTCTTTTCAGTCAGAGGACCTGCAAAGCAATTGAGATCGGATTGTGGAACTAACTTCACAGGAGCCTCCAGGGAGCTAGGGTTTGACAAAAGGATTCCTTGTGACCCACGTGTTAAATCCTTCCTAAATGATCATGGATGTAGTTGGGTCTTCAACCCTCCCTACTCTTCTCACATGGGGGGCAGTTGGGAGCGGATGATAGGAGTGGCACGTAAGATATTAGACTCCCAGCTCGCTCAACTTGGTTCCAGGCCCCTCACGCACGACGTCCTGATCACCTTCATGGCAGAGGTGGCCGCCATCATCAACGCACGGCCGCTGGTTCCAGTGTCAAGTGATCCCGATGTTCCGTGCATCCTTACTCCCGCCACACTCCTCACGCAAAATGTTGGTGCACCTCCAACACCCTTAGGTGACTTCGGGGAGAAGGACCTCTACAGGCAACAGTGGAAAAGAGTTCAGAGTCTGGCCAACTCTTTCTGGCATCGCTGGCGTAAGGAGTACTTATCAACACTGCAATGCCGCCGCAAGTGGCATTCCACCAGACCAAACCTGCAGCAGGGGGATGTGGTCCTCCTGAAAGATCCTCTCGTGAAGAGAAATCAGTGGCCCATAGGGGTGATTGCAAAGGTTCATCCTAGTAGTGACGGACTTGTCAGGAAGGTAGAAGTCAAGGTGGTGAAAGATGGTAAAGCCAAAGTTTACTTTAGGCCAGTCACAGACGTTGTTCTTCTTGTATCAGCTGCTGTGCAACAAGTTTAG